The Paenibacillus sp. FSL R7-0345 DNA segment ATCCTGGCCGGCCAGACGATAATAGCAGCCTTTTTCCGCTAAAGTAACGACAATAAGTGCAATATCAAATTGCTGCTGAAGCGCAAGTGAACCTTTTCCAATATCGTTTGTGCCCGTAATAAAAGAAAGCTCTTCTTCAGAAACCTTCAGGATATCGGCATAATTCAAACCCCAAAGAATATGCTGTCTCGCTTCCTCCTTGCTCTCCCATAACGCAAACCGGATATTCGGATCAAACGACAGCAGCACTCCCGCTTCCTTAGCCTTAAGAACGGCCGTCCTGGTTGCTGTACGGGCAGGTTCATGAGTCATAGACAATGAGCCAAAATGCAGTACCTTGCAGCTGTCAAACCGTTCCAGCGGAACATCTTTTGAATGCAAGAAGGTATCCGCGCCCGGCTTCCGGAAAAAGCTGAAGGACCGGTCTCCCTGCTCATCCAGATGTACGAAGGCCAAGGTCGTACTTGCTTCATCCGTTACCGATACACCCGCTACATCTACACCGCTGCTCAGCAGTGTATTGTGCAGTAAGGAGCCGAAAGAGTCCGCTCCAACCTTGCTGACGAGTGCCGATTTTGCACCCAGACGGGACAACGCAGCGGCCACATTGGCCGGAGCTCCTCCAGGATTGCACTCAAACTGCTCATTCCCCGCGGCTGAACGGCCTGCTGGTGTAAAATCTATCAATACTTCTCCAATCGCGATAACATCTAGCACAGCTTCTCCCCACCTAACCCTCTATTTATTTATTGTTTTAGATTTGCATTGTAGCGGTCCAGTCCGGTCTGATAGATTTCCATCAATTCATTCAGACCCATCTTTTCCAGTGTCTTGATGTAGCTATCCCATGCCTCATCTGCGCCGCCGTCTACAATGAATTTTCCTCTTTGTGTATTTACATACTTGATCAGTTCCGGCTCAATTTTGTTAATGGTATCCAGCTCCTCCGGCTCAAAGAAGATGCCCGGATAGTTTTCTTTTTCCATATAAGGATTGTAGAATTTCTCCAGGTCAGCAGCGCGCTGCTGGGCCCGTGGCTCCATATCTACCACTTTTCCGAAATCATCGAAGGTAATGACGCCGGGCGCGCCGGATCCCGGAGCAACCTTTTGGCGGAACTCACCTGCAGACGCTCCCTCAGGCAGCGGCAGATTCACGAGCTTACCGTTATCATCCTTCTTGTATACGACATCCAGCGGACCCCAGTGGATTTGAGCAGCCATGTAAGGCTCGTACTGCTGGTCGATCCAGCGCATGGTGATTTCCGGATTGCTGTTCTCTTTGGTAATGACAAAAGATCCGCGTCCCGGCCCGCCGCCATTGGCGCGTCCGATCGTCTGCTCCCCATCCGCGCCTTTAAGCGGGGACAGCAGAACATAATCCTTGGCACGTTCAGTACCGACAACCTCTTCTACTTCCCACCAGACGTAGGAGCCCAGCGTCTCCTCTGTTGTTTTACCTTTGGCCAGATACTGCGCCGCATCCTGAGTGAAGGATTCCGGATCGATCAGACCCTGCTTATACCATTTTTCATGAAAATAATTCAGAGCTTCCTTGTATTCAGGCTGAGTTGCCGTAAAAATAACCTTGCCGTCCCGGACGACACGGTGCTCCAGGTTATCCGGAAGTCCAAAGGCTCCGAAAAGTCCGGCGATATCCATACACCACTGCATGTGCATAAAGCTAAGCGGGATTTCGTCCTGCTTGCCGTTGCCGTTCGGATCCTGTGTTTTGAAGGCCAGCAGCGCTTCCGTGTATTCATCCAGCGTTTCCGGCACCTTCAGGCCCAGCTTATCCAGCCAGCTTTTATTGATAACGTGAAAGAAAGGGTTTGTTCCCAGGTTATTTTCTTCCCAGGAAGGCAGCCCGTAAATGTGCCCGTCTGGTGCAGTAATGGATGATTTGATATCAGGCCGGCGGTCCAGAAGCGCTTTCAAATTAGGGGCATATTGTTCTATTAAATCCTCCAGCGGAATCAGGGTTCCGTCTTCACCGTAATTGATCAGCTCATAATCGGTAAACCCGGCCGCATAAAAGGCATCCGGCAAGTCGCCGCTCGCCAGCAGCAGGTTTTTCTTCTCTGTATAGTCGGTATCGGGAATGTTCTCCCAGTTAATCTTTACATTCGTATCCTTCTCCAGCCGTTTGAAGATTTCCATCTCCGTGAACTCCGGGGCCAAGGCCGCCTTCGGGGCTACCATCCTTAAAGATACTGTTTCGTTTACAATAGGAAGACCAGTTGCATTGAAATTCGCTCCCTGATCCGGATTCTCCGCCTGATTCTCTGACCCGTTTCCGTTACTTGAACACCCGCTCAGCGCAAACGCTCCGGCCAACACCACAATCCCCGCATTTTTGAATAAAGACTTCATTATCCATAACCTCCCTTTTGTTCATCACACCTGTTAACTGTTGCACTGCTATTTTTGGCCTGAATACGGCGGTACATCCCCCCTCTCAAGTGCCGGATATGAGGATCAGCCCTTAATCGAACCGATCATTACGCCTTTGACAAAATACTTTTGCAGGAATGGATACAAAATCAGCAGCGGCAGACTGGATACCATGATGACCCCGTATTTAATCAGTTCGGTCACGCGCATCTTGGCTGCATAGGATTCCACATCGATCATCATCCCGGAGTTAACCTGATTCTGGACAAGAATGTTGCGGAGCACCAATTGCAGCGGATACTTGCTCTCATCATTCAGGTAGATCAAGGCGTCGAAGAAACCATTCCAGAAGCCGACCACGTGGTACAGCACCATCACTGCCAGAATGGACTTGGACAAAGGCAGGACAATGCTCCAGAAAAATCTGGTGTTCGAGCATCCGTCGATCGAGGCCGCTTCCCACATCTCATCCGGTATGGACGACTGGAAAAAGGTTCTGACAATGATGACGTTAAATACACCGCCTGCCCCGGGAATGACCAGAGCCCACATCGTGTTCAGCATGTGCAAATCTTTTATCAGCAGGTAGGTCGGAATCAGCCCGCCGCTGAAGAACATCGTAACCAGCAAAAACCACATAATCACCGACTTCCCGGCCAGATCCTTACGGGCCAGCGGATACGCTGCAAATACCGTCACAGCTACTCCAATTAAGGTCCCCAGCGTTGCGTACAGAATGGAATTCCCGTATCCGATCCAGATGGAGGAGTCACTGAATATCCGCTCATAGCCGTCCAGCGTGAAGCCTTTCGGAAACAGCCAGACCTCACCGGAGTAGATATAATTGGGATCGCTAAACGAGGCAGCCAGCACAAAGTAAAGCGGGTATAGCACGAGCAGCATAATGAGGGTCAGCAAAATATAGTTGATGATGTCAAACCATGCGTCCCCTCTGCTTTTTCGCTTCATTAATTGGTTCATGATTGTTTCCTCCTTACCACAGGCTGGTTTCTGTCATCTTTTTGGCGATCCGGTTTACGGTGAAAATCAGGATGATATTAATCAGGGAGTTGAACAGGCCGACTGCCGTAGAAAAGCTGTACTGGGCCTTCTGAATCCCCATTTCATAGACATAGGTCGGGATAATATTGGAGGTGGCATAATTCAGATCGCTTTGCATCAGAAATGCTTTTTCAAAGCCAATGCTCATAATATTGCCCAGTGCGAGAATCAGCAGAATAACAATCGTCGGCAGAATGCTCGGAATATCCACGTACCACACGCGCTTCCATTTGCTCGCCCCGTCCATGATAGCCGCTTCATGCAGTTCCGGATTGACTCCCGCAAGCGCAGCAAGATAGATAATCGTGGCGAAGCCTGTCTCCTGCCATATCCCTGAGAGGATATAGAGTGGACGAAACCAGCCCTCATCAGCCATAAAGAGGATGGGCTGCCCGCCAAACGCGGTAATCAGGTGGTTAACAAGACCGCTGTTGGGCGATAAAAACACATTAAGCATCCCCACAAGCACAACGGTCGAAATAAAGTGCGGCGCATAAATTACGGTCTGGACAAATTTCTTATAGGACTTGCCCAGCATCTGATTGAGCATAATGGCGATGATGATTGGTGCCGGGAAGCCGAACAACAGCGAAAGGAAACTAAGTGAGAGCGTATTTGTGATGATGGTCCAGAAATTATAAGCATTAAAAAAATCTTTAAAGTGCTGGAAGCCTACCCATTCACTCCCCCAGATCCCCTGGCTCGGCGAGAAATCCTTAAACGCAATTTGCACCCCGTACATCGGATAGTATTTGAATACGAGATACAGAATAATGATCGGCAGCAAAAACAGATACAGCTCATAGTCGCGCTTGAACCGGCTCCATCTTTTGCGTCCCGGTTTGATCATGGTATGATCTGCCGTACTGATTCTTGAATTCACGCTGATACTCCCTTTCAATGTAAAATAACAGTTGATTTGAAACGTTTCCAATTTAGGGTAAAAAATATATTTGAGAACTTGAAACGTTTCCAATTTTGAAAAGAAAAACGCCAGTCGGTGCATCCATACGGATAAGCTGATGTTTCTCTGATCTGCCGAAGATCATGTAGTCTCGCCTTGCCTGAACACAACAGGTATCCGGTACACCTGCTTCTCCAGCGGAATGCCTTCGATCTTGTCATACAGCAGTTTGATCGTCATGCGCGCCATCTCTTCCACCGGCTGCCTGATGGTAGACAGAATCGGATGAAAATACGGACTGTCCTGAATGCCGTCATAACCGATGACCTTCACATCCTCAGGAACCCGGATACCCTGCTTACTGGCCTGATCGATATAACTGGCGGCAAGCATATCGGTAATGGCAAAAATGCCATCTGCATCGCCGTGTTTCTGCAGGAATTCCTTAATAAAGGCTAGATTGTCCACGATCGGATCCGGCTTCTCGTAGATTACATAATCGATGCCCAAAGCCTGCGCCTCATGGATAAAGCCCTCTCTACGGTTCATGGTCTCACTGAATACCGAGGTGACGCTCCCCATAAATGCCGGCTTCCTGGCTCCCGCCTTCACAAGCTCCCTCAAAGCCAGACGGCCTCCCTCATAATTATCCGAAGTGACGCAGGTGATCTTCTTGTTAAAGTGCCGGTCAATGCTTACGATCGGAATATCATTGCTCACATTATTCTCGATATCGTTGTAAGTGATGCCCACGATCCCGGCCACCTTGTTCTGGCGCAGCATATCGAGATAATAGAGCTCCTTTTCGGGCTTGCCGCCGCTGTTGCACAGCATCAGCTTGTAGCCTTCCCGGTCCAGCTCGTCCTCAATATAATAGGCCAGCTCAGAAAAGAAGGGATTCCAGATACTCGGCAGCAATAAGGCGACCATCCTGGACCTCTGCATTTTAAAATTCCGGGCCACTTCATTCGGGAAATAATTCAGTTCCTCTATGGCTGCTTCTACTTTTTGGCGTGTCTTGGGTTTGACGGCGCCAGAGTTGTTAATGACTCTGGACACGGTACCTACTGCAACGCCGGCTAAGTTGGCTACATCTTTAATGCTTGTCATTGAACACCTCCGACTCTCTTCTGAAAATTATAATAGCACCAAAGTGGAAACGTTTCAATAGTTAATTTGGAAACGTTTCAAAATTATTATGCAGGTACTTAAAGTTAATAATGCACGGCTTTAATTATGCAAAGCTTCGGACGAAGGAGTTCCTGGGATGTACACCTGCGCCTCTTTTGGTAAAACTAATGGTAATTTTAGGTTAGACTTTGATTTGGGAGAGGGAGGCTGCTCTGGACAGACAGAATTATATCTGGAGGAGGATGAAATGAACAAGTTTTAGTTTGGGGAGCAACAGTAGTCTCTCTGTGGGGGACTAGCTTAGAGCTATAGCATTGGATGTGTGTTACAGAAAAACAAAAAAACCTTGATTTCTCAAGGTTTTCACTGTAGTGCCGAGGACGGGGGTCGAACCCGTACGAAGGTCACCCTTCGCAGGATTTTAAGTCCTGTGCGTCTGCCTGTTCCGCCACCCCGGCATGTATTGTGTGCGTTCTAACGCGACAAGAAATATAATATCATGTATCCGGTGATCACGCAATCCATATTGCCAATATTTTTTTATTTACATTAGATTGGAGCTACTTTAGGCTAACTGCACGGGTCTTGTCCTATAGAGTAACATTAATTATTGCACTGTGAAGCTGTCACTTCATGAAAAGCACGCCCAAAGAGCAAAGTTACCTATAATGCCCCGCCTTCAGCACCAATCGAGCTAATTCAAAGGCATTATTGCCTTTGATTTTCGCCTTCAGCACCAATCGAGCTAATTCAAAGGCATAAATGCCTTTGATTCACGCCTTCAGCGCCAATCGAGCTAATTCAAAGGCATTATTGCCTTTGATTCACGCCTGCAACGCCAAACGAGCTAATTCAAAGGCATAAATGCCTTTGATTCACGCCTTCAGCGCCAATCGAGCCAATTCAAAGGCATAAATGCCTTTGATTCATGCCCATACCGCCCAAAAAAATTAAAATCAGGGGCATCCCTGCCCCTGATCAGTACTCATCTTCGCCCAACAAAGGGCGGAGCCTCCTGCGTCATCCATCAGCACCCCAGCCGCCGTTACAGCAGCAGGCTACCTGCTAGTGACGCTCACGCTCGCCGCTGCGGCTGCGCATGCCGGCCAGACCCAGCAGGCCGATCAGACCGAGCCAGCCCCAGTTGGAGCCTCTGTCGTTGTCTGTGTTCGTGGTTGTGCTGGTGGCACGGTATCTGCCGGTCTGGGTGTTGTTGGACAACGGGGAGACGGAGCTGTTGTCGTTGCCCCGGACCGCGTTGTTCATCATATTCTCACCTTTACGTACTGTACCGGTGGTTCTGTTCATCAGCTTGTCGCCGCTCTGCTCGACCCGGTTCATCAGTGAATCGCCGTTGCGGTTCATTGTATTGCCGGTCTGATTCATCATCCGGTGATCCGTTCCGTTCAGGATATTAGCCCCTGTGCCGTTCGTTTCACGGATGCGCTCTGTTCTCATACCGGATGTCCCGGTATCCGGAATGGATGATCCCATCCCCCCGCCGGTGCCGGCAGCATTAGCCGCATAACTCGATCCCAGTAAACTCATGGATAATAGTGTAGTGCAGGCAAGGCTAGTGACCAGCTTGTTCAAGTGAAATGCCCCCTTTGAGGAAATTGTATTTCGCTGATAATTTCCCCATGTGGCTCCTCATCTATACAGGTGGTCCTTAATCCCTGACGAGCTTTACCGTTCTAGTGACAGCATCGTAAGTGACGCTCGCGCCCAGTGCTTCAGCAACAGCGCGCACCGGTGCATAGGTTATGCCGTTTTCCAGCAGACCGCTGGTAATTTTAACTCCATTCAGCGTTATCGAAATGGCCTGGTCCGTTCCTGAAGTTGTGCCATTTATTACAGCCAGCGCATCTTTAACCTGCTGTACCGTCGGCTGTCTGCCGGCCCGCAGCTGCTCTGTAGTCAGCCCGAAGGTCATTTCCAGGTGGGAATAATCCTTGAAGGAGGTCCAGTCCCCGCCCCAGGCAAAGCCCAGCTTCTTCGCTTCCTGCGCCACCTGCTGCCAGTCGGCGGTTTTGTCATTGTTACCGTCACGTGACGTGTCCCAGGAGACGTTCTTGCCATCCGGCAGCAGCAGGGCAAAATCAATCGCCAGACCATAGTTATGATAACTGGAGCCGCCTTTGGCATTGGTTACAATGCTACCCGGCTTGGTGCGCCCCTGCGCATACAGTGCATTTTGTTCGGCAATGGTCCGCATACCCTGGGTAATAACGATCGGGATGCCTTTGGCGTAGCTGCGCTGGATCAGGGCACTGGCTCCCGCAAGCAGAACCGGATGGAGCTTGCCCAGCCAGCCTGCCGATTTGCTTTTTACCTGATCTAAAGTAAGCATTTCCTCACCCCCTGGTATAGTAGATGTCCTCCCTGCCTGCTTTGCTTGTACGGTTTGCCTAAAGCATATGCGTCTATTGCACATAACACTCAACACATGACAAAAAGACCCCGCAAAAACAGGGTCATCTCATCCAATATTCATAGCTACGTCAGCCAGCCCCATATCACAATAATCAGAATAAAGATCCCGCCGACAATCAATAAATTAATGGCCTCTGAAAAAAAGCCCGTATGCCGTCCCGAAACAATCCGTTCTTCCTGTTCCTTGGCCCTCAGCTTTGCTGCATCTACGTCAGAACCGCCCAGCGGCGTCCTCGGATCAAACACAAGCCTCACCCCTTCACAGTTTTACATATTATACCATGATTTACAGGTGCTTTGGATGTTTTTCTGCCCAAAAGGCCACACTATTTATGCTGAATTAACTCTACACCCGCGAAAGGTGGATTAGCCAATGGAGATTCACAGTGACAGTTATAAAGTCGCAGCGCTTGACGACAGGGAAGACGCGGTTAAGGTAATCCGGCAGGCCGAGGAGGCCATCGCCCGGTTAACGGGCCGCAAAGAGGTCACGCTGATCGCCTATGAAAAGACTGACGGCTCTGCCTTACTTTAGGCATCAGACGATGTAAGCCTCTGCAATGTCATCCACATGAATCCATTTCCATTCCCCTGCCCACTGCAGCTTAATCTCGCGTGAGTGGGCATGAATGGAAGTGACAAAACCGCTCAGTTGTCTGCCCTCATCATGCAATACCAGTGTTATACGGATATGGCTTCGGAGCGACTGTGCAAGAGTGCTCTCAATCCCTTTCAGTCTCTGCTGACCTGCAGCAGCTTCTTCACGGTGCAATACATCCTCTTCATTTCTGTGAACAGGACTTCCTCCATGTTCCGGCCTGCCCACCCGGCTGCCATCCTGCAGTTCTTCCTCCAGCTGCTTGCTCATCAATGTTCCTCCTTTAAATTGTTAACAAGCTTTCCGCTTACAAAACACGAACATATGTTTGTATTATATCTGCAGGCCCTGCTTATAATCAAGCAGAAAAAAATAACAGCGGTCTGCTGTCATTCCTTCCTGCGTAGCATCCCGCAGACGGCAAGCAAAAGGCGCGCACAGTCAGTCTGTACAGCGCCTCTAATTATTTTCATAATAATGGTTTAAAAGCTTGCTTTAGTTTGCGGAATTACCCGTTCCGGTTCCAGTAACTATCGGGGTTCCGCCAGCATTCCCGCTGTCTGTATCTGCTGCAGCATCCGCATCTGCTTCTGTACTCACCACGGTTCCGGGAACAGTCCCCAGCTCCGTCTCAGCCTCGCTGTCCTCTTCAAGCAGTCCTACAGCGACTCTGGCCTGATTCACTTTGGAGATTCCATACAGCATCGCTACATCCGCCTGCTGATTCATGGCGTTGAACTCGTCTGCAGTAACCTCCGGGGATGCCGCGCTTTGCGAGGCCTGTTCTTTAATGGAATAGGCACTCTGGAATGCAATGGCAGCGTCTCTCAGCAGGGTCTCAACGTTTTCCGGCAGACTCTTGGAAATTTTCACATCATTGACCTGGTCAGCAATATCAGATGCCGTATCCTGGAAAGAATCAAGTGCTTTTTCAAGCTCCTTGTCCGTGGCAGCTCCTGTCGAATAAGAAGTCAGCGTTGTGTTAAAGTTCTCCAATGAGCTTTTGCCCATTTCGTCAAACTTCGTCATTTCATTGTAGAAATTCTGTACAGTCTCCTGTACCTCCTCCTCAGAAGCAGGTGCAGAGCTGTTATTGCTGCAGGCACTAAGGATCATTACCATTAAAAGTAAAGTTGTCAATAAGGCTTTTTTCATCGTCTCAAATCCCTCCACTTAACAGAATAATGGCGGGTTTTGTAAAGCGCAAATGAAATTAATGTAAAAAAAGCTCGAAAACTCCATATTTCAAATTTAAAGCGTCTTCATCGCAAAAAGATCTCCAAAAATTTGGAGATCTTCTGCAAATATACCTCTTCAGGCAAGCACATAAGCTGTAGCTGGAATAACCGCCCTGGGCTGGCTGTGGCTCTCCCACATCAGGATGGCTTTGGCATCCCCCTGGTTTTCATAATACTCGACCTTCAGCTCATGCAGCTTGCCCTGGATCAGCTGAACACTGCCTGTGCGCTCGGTGCCGCTCTGCTTCATCCAGCTGTCAATCACGAGCACTCCGTCGACCCACACCCGTATGCCGTCATCCGAATAGGTATAGAGATTATAGGTCTCACTGAAATCGGGTTTCAGTTTACCGGTCCACCTTACCGCGAAGAAATCGGCATTGATTAACGGGTCCGGGCTTGCTTGTCTCCATGAAAAATTGATGGTAGAATCCGTCCGGACCAATGCCGGGGCTCCGCTCAGTGCGATGTTATTGAAATACTCCCCTTTAATGCCTGGAGGATGCGCCTGCTCTCCTGCAGCAATCAAAGCTATATACTCATCCCTGGTAATAACGAAGCCGTCATTCATAAAAGATTTGATTGCAGCCTCGGTGTTCTGCTCATACAGCAGCTTGGCCCAGGTCAGCTGGTAGGACCACTTGTTCTGCGACTTCGCCAAGTCTGCCGCGGAAGGCAGCTTACCGTTCTCACCGACAGCGATCAGCTTGCCCCGTCCAAGATCCCACAGCGCATCGTGATGACTGGCT contains these protein-coding regions:
- a CDS encoding YolD-like family protein, whose translation is MSKQLEEELQDGSRVGRPEHGGSPVHRNEEDVLHREEAAAGQQRLKGIESTLAQSLRSHIRITLVLHDEGRQLSGFVTSIHAHSREIKLQWAGEWKWIHVDDIAEAYIV
- a CDS encoding carbohydrate ABC transporter permease, with amino-acid sequence MNQLMKRKSRGDAWFDIINYILLTLIMLLVLYPLYFVLAASFSDPNYIYSGEVWLFPKGFTLDGYERIFSDSSIWIGYGNSILYATLGTLIGVAVTVFAAYPLARKDLAGKSVIMWFLLVTMFFSGGLIPTYLLIKDLHMLNTMWALVIPGAGGVFNVIIVRTFFQSSIPDEMWEAASIDGCSNTRFFWSIVLPLSKSILAVMVLYHVVGFWNGFFDALIYLNDESKYPLQLVLRNILVQNQVNSGMMIDVESYAAKMRVTELIKYGVIMVSSLPLLILYPFLQKYFVKGVMIGSIKG
- a CDS encoding LacI family DNA-binding transcriptional regulator; this translates as MTSIKDVANLAGVAVGTVSRVINNSGAVKPKTRQKVEAAIEELNYFPNEVARNFKMQRSRMVALLLPSIWNPFFSELAYYIEDELDREGYKLMLCNSGGKPEKELYYLDMLRQNKVAGIVGITYNDIENNVSNDIPIVSIDRHFNKKITCVTSDNYEGGRLALRELVKAGARKPAFMGSVTSVFSETMNRREGFIHEAQALGIDYVIYEKPDPIVDNLAFIKEFLQKHGDADGIFAITDMLAASYIDQASKQGIRVPEDVKVIGYDGIQDSPYFHPILSTIRQPVEEMARMTIKLLYDKIEGIPLEKQVYRIPVVFRQGETT
- a CDS encoding M15 family metallopeptidase; the encoded protein is MLTLDQVKSKSAGWLGKLHPVLLAGASALIQRSYAKGIPIVITQGMRTIAEQNALYAQGRTKPGSIVTNAKGGSSYHNYGLAIDFALLLPDGKNVSWDTSRDGNNDKTADWQQVAQEAKKLGFAWGGDWTSFKDYSHLEMTFGLTTEQLRAGRQPTVQQVKDALAVINGTTSGTDQAISITLNGVKITSGLLENGITYAPVRAVAEALGASVTYDAVTRTVKLVRD
- a CDS encoding ABC transporter substrate-binding protein yields the protein MKSLFKNAGIVVLAGAFALSGCSSNGNGSENQAENPDQGANFNATGLPIVNETVSLRMVAPKAALAPEFTEMEIFKRLEKDTNVKINWENIPDTDYTEKKNLLLASGDLPDAFYAAGFTDYELINYGEDGTLIPLEDLIEQYAPNLKALLDRRPDIKSSITAPDGHIYGLPSWEENNLGTNPFFHVINKSWLDKLGLKVPETLDEYTEALLAFKTQDPNGNGKQDEIPLSFMHMQWCMDIAGLFGAFGLPDNLEHRVVRDGKVIFTATQPEYKEALNYFHEKWYKQGLIDPESFTQDAAQYLAKGKTTEETLGSYVWWEVEEVVGTERAKDYVLLSPLKGADGEQTIGRANGGGPGRGSFVITKENSNPEITMRWIDQQYEPYMAAQIHWGPLDVVYKKDDNGKLVNLPLPEGASAGEFRQKVAPGSGAPGVITFDDFGKVVDMEPRAQQRAADLEKFYNPYMEKENYPGIFFEPEELDTINKIEPELIKYVNTQRGKFIVDGGADEAWDSYIKTLEKMGLNELMEIYQTGLDRYNANLKQ
- a CDS encoding ABC transporter permease subunit translates to MIKPGRKRWSRFKRDYELYLFLLPIIILYLVFKYYPMYGVQIAFKDFSPSQGIWGSEWVGFQHFKDFFNAYNFWTIITNTLSLSFLSLLFGFPAPIIIAIMLNQMLGKSYKKFVQTVIYAPHFISTVVLVGMLNVFLSPNSGLVNHLITAFGGQPILFMADEGWFRPLYILSGIWQETGFATIIYLAALAGVNPELHEAAIMDGASKWKRVWYVDIPSILPTIVILLILALGNIMSIGFEKAFLMQSDLNYATSNIIPTYVYEMGIQKAQYSFSTAVGLFNSLINIILIFTVNRIAKKMTETSLW
- a CDS encoding WGxxGxxG family protein translates to MNKLVTSLACTTLLSMSLLGSSYAANAAGTGGGMGSSIPDTGTSGMRTERIRETNGTGANILNGTDHRMMNQTGNTMNRNGDSLMNRVEQSGDKLMNRTTGTVRKGENMMNNAVRGNDNSSVSPLSNNTQTGRYRATSTTTNTDNDRGSNWGWLGLIGLLGLAGMRSRSGERERH